The following proteins are co-located in the Bacteroidales bacterium genome:
- the hypB gene encoding hydrogenase nickel incorporation protein HypB, whose amino-acid sequence MCGTCGCGQPDPSNIRKPGELSNHDQTHDHQHDHDGLQHSHSHSHLHTDDHNHDHGREISLEIDIMHKNNLLAERNRGYFEAKNIFTVNMVSSPGSGKTSILERTIKESASQAGIYIIEGDQQTMLDAERIEKAGAPVVQVNTGNGCHLDAQMINLAVKKLEVPDGALLMIENVGNLVCPALFDLGESKRVVIISVTEGEDKPLKYPNMFQSSHLCLINKSDLLPYVDFDTEKFRDYALRVNHHLEFITVSAKTGEGFGEWLDWLKKGVVVK is encoded by the coding sequence ATGTGCGGAACATGCGGTTGTGGGCAACCTGACCCGTCAAATATCAGGAAACCCGGTGAATTATCTAATCATGATCAAACTCATGATCATCAGCACGATCATGACGGGCTCCAGCATTCACACAGCCATTCCCATCTTCATACCGATGACCATAACCATGACCACGGTCGTGAAATCAGCCTTGAGATTGATATAATGCATAAAAACAACCTCCTGGCAGAGCGCAACCGGGGTTACTTTGAAGCAAAAAATATTTTTACGGTGAACATGGTTAGTTCACCCGGGTCAGGAAAGACGTCAATCCTTGAAAGAACGATTAAAGAATCAGCCAGTCAAGCCGGAATTTATATTATTGAAGGTGACCAACAGACCATGCTCGATGCTGAAAGGATTGAAAAGGCTGGTGCACCGGTCGTGCAGGTTAATACCGGAAATGGCTGCCACCTTGATGCACAGATGATCAATTTAGCTGTGAAAAAATTAGAAGTACCTGATGGGGCTTTGTTGATGATTGAGAATGTGGGCAATTTAGTCTGTCCTGCCCTCTTTGACCTGGGAGAATCCAAACGGGTTGTGATAATCAGCGTTACCGAGGGGGAAGATAAGCCTCTGAAATACCCTAACATGTTCCAGTCATCCCATTTATGTCTTATCAATAAATCCGACCTGCTTCCTTATGTTGATTTCGATACGGAAAAATTCAGGGACTATGCCCTGCGAGTCAATCATCATCTTGAATTCATCACTGTTTCTGCAAAGACAGGCGAAGGATTCGGAGAGTGGTTGGATTGGCTGAAAAAAGGAGTTGTTGTTAAATAA
- a CDS encoding class I tRNA ligase family protein, with translation MPKIISLDVKCPHCDASLMDESHLINNKPSIKLLIHTKISQKGFIRLSSIYGDYNFTSEFRINEGEIIEFYCPHCKESLNRKKIECEICGAPIVSLSCSIGGRVSICSRSGCKNHYVVFEDFDTTIRKFYEDYGYH, from the coding sequence ATGCCGAAGATTATTTCATTAGATGTCAAATGCCCTCATTGTGATGCTTCCTTAATGGACGAAAGTCACCTTATCAACAACAAGCCAAGTATTAAGTTATTGATTCATACCAAGATCAGCCAAAAGGGATTTATCAGGCTAAGTTCTATTTATGGGGATTATAATTTCACCTCTGAATTCAGGATTAATGAGGGGGAGATCATTGAATTCTATTGCCCTCATTGCAAAGAGAGTCTTAACCGTAAGAAAATCGAGTGCGAAATCTGTGGTGCGCCGATTGTGAGCCTGAGTTGCTCGATAGGAGGAAGAGTCAGTATCTGTTCAAGAAGTGGATGTAAGAATCATTATGTCGTTTTCGAAGATTTCGATACGACAATCCGCAAATTTTACGAAGATTACGGCTACCATTGA
- a CDS encoding redox-sensing transcriptional repressor Rex, with the protein MRHLPHKTIERLSQYRRALLMVHASSKTHIFSHEIAKIIHITAVQVRRDIMLIGYTGTLRKGYNVKELIDLIGEIIDSELIIRVCVVGVGNLGRAIINYFSGKRTKLSIIVVFDSNVEKVGKKYSGVTCYSIDQINELVKKEDIKIGIITVPADQGQTTADRLVKAGIKGILNYAPKSVSVPKDVYLEEYDMITSLEKVAFFVKTHSD; encoded by the coding sequence ATGAGACATCTTCCCCATAAAACCATTGAGAGGTTGAGCCAGTATCGTCGTGCATTACTTATGGTTCATGCCAGCAGCAAGACTCACATTTTTTCCCACGAAATTGCCAAAATCATCCATATCACGGCAGTTCAGGTCAGGCGCGATATTATGCTGATCGGTTACACAGGCACACTACGCAAGGGATATAATGTTAAAGAGCTTATAGATCTGATAGGAGAAATCATCGACAGCGAGCTGATCATCCGGGTGTGCGTTGTTGGGGTTGGAAACCTGGGACGGGCCATTATCAACTATTTCAGCGGTAAGCGTACTAAACTATCCATCATTGTTGTTTTCGACAGTAATGTTGAAAAAGTCGGTAAAAAGTACTCCGGCGTAACCTGCTATAGCATTGATCAAATCAATGAACTGGTTAAAAAAGAAGATATTAAGATCGGAATTATAACTGTGCCTGCTGATCAGGGGCAGACTACGGCAGACCGTTTGGTAAAAGCAGGTATTAAGGGTATCCTGAACTACGCACCCAAATCTGTTTCAGTTCCTAAAGACGTCTACCTGGAAGAATATGATATGATCACTTCTTTGGAAAAGGTGGCATTTTTTGTCAAGACGCACAGCGATTAA